AGACTCAGACGATCATGGAGTCTGGATCCAAGAGAAAAAGAGAACCGGATACTTCATGACAGGTCGGAAAAGACTCGCGCTCATAACTTCAGGGCGAGACTCCATAAAGAAGTTACCATTAACAGCTACAATTTAGTAGATCCCATTTACACCTTCGATCACGTGATTCCAACCAACTAGTTGGTGAAGATTCTTTACCAATGAGCTGGCCATATTTGCTGGATTATcaggaaatattatatttatcccacattcttacagtataaaaggagaagactATTTTCTAATACAAATACTCTTAAGTTCTATCTTTGCTCTATCATCCAGTATACTGACTTGTGTATCAGATTGATTGTCATTAACACCCACTACCTCACTTTCTCTGCTTTGTAAGATTAACCAATCACATCACAACTCCATTTTGACCACATCTTTAGTTTATTTTCAACAATATCAGAAAGCATATTgaacaaattcaaaaaaaattgatggataatatttttatttaaaattaaattaaacaaattattactatgaaattattgataaaaataaaaaaaataaaaataatataaatagtaattttttaaatatatttaacagtaaaaaatattaaactgtTAATTTTGTAAATGTTTAACTATACAGGTTTCGATAGACTGCAATTAGttaaacattaaaataataaaatttaattaataaaaaattaaaattaatgagtaaaagtataaaaaaataaaaataaaatataaaatatttttaataattaattttaaaatttattgatatgaATAGTGATATGccatttaataaaaatgaaataattttattaatttttaaaaaatttatttaaaattattttaaaatattatattttaattgactGAAAAAGTATAGATGTAATGGAGTTTTTTTGCAATTAACTCCTTATTTTTACGGAAGCCAAAATTTATCTTTTTGGAGTTAGAATTTATAGTTCTAGTGAAACGCCACGCTACTACTAGACCATCATAATTCATCAAGAATATGCTTCGCCACTGGTCCGATCATCTGATCAACGCCCACCTTATAACAGTGACAAACTCACTGGCTCTCAGTAGTGATTGAGAGGAGCAACCAATCAGAGGCTGAAGAGGGAGATGGCGGCGTCCAGACCCTTGAATCTATCGTCGTCAAGTTCccacctttcttcttctttcctctcTCCTAATCTCAGAAATCTCAACCCCCCCAACCTCATTTTCCATTTGCCACGTTCTTCACCCAATAACGTCTCTATCAGTATCAGAGCAACATCCTTGTCGTCGTCGTCCGCCCGCAAAACAGCCATCTCCACCTCCCAGTCTGACCTATTCCGGGTGGACATTCTGTCGGAATCCCTTCCATACATCCAGAGATTCAGGGGTAAAACCATCGTCGTCAAATATGGTGGCGCCGCCATGAAAGTTCCTGAGCTTAAGGCTTCGGTGGTTAGTGACCTCGTCCTTCTTTCTTGTGTTGGTCTTCGTCCTGTTCTTGTCCATGGAGGAGGGCCTGAGATCAACCACTGGCTCCAACTCCTTAACATACAGCCTCTCTTCCACGAGGGCCTCCGCGTCACCGATGCTAAGACCATGGAGATCGTATCCATGGTCTTGGTGGGTAAGGTTAACAAGGACTTAGTGTCTCTCATTAACAAGGCTGGTGCTACTGCAGTTGGGCTCTCCGGTATGGACGGTCGCGTCCTCATGGCTCGACCCGCTCCCAATTCCGCTCAATTGGGTTTCGTCGGAGAAGTCACCCGTGTTGATTCCACGGTACTCCAGCCCCTCG
This region of Manihot esculenta cultivar AM560-2 chromosome 10, M.esculenta_v8, whole genome shotgun sequence genomic DNA includes:
- the LOC110624884 gene encoding acetylglutamate kinase, chloroplastic; the protein is MAASRPLNLSSSSSHLSSSFLSPNLRNLNPPNLIFHLPRSSPNNVSISIRATSLSSSSARKTAISTSQSDLFRVDILSESLPYIQRFRGKTIVVKYGGAAMKVPELKASVVSDLVLLSCVGLRPVLVHGGGPEINHWLQLLNIQPLFHEGLRVTDAKTMEIVSMVLVGKVNKDLVSLINKAGATAVGLSGMDGRVLMARPAPNSAQLGFVGEVTRVDSTVLQPLVDNGHIPVIASVAADESGQSYNINADTVAGELAAALGAEKLILLTDVAGILENRDDPKSLVKEIDIKGVKRMIEEKKVAGGMIPKVNCCVRSLAQGVRTASIIDGRVEHSLLHEIMSEEGIGTMITG